In Gemmatimonadales bacterium, the following proteins share a genomic window:
- the sufC gene encoding Fe-S cluster assembly ATPase SufC (part of SUF system involved in inserting iron-sulfur clusters into proteins; in Escherichia coli this protein forms a complex with SufBD; the SufBCD complex stimulates the cysteine desulfurase SufS in conjunction with SufE): VNEGFSGGEKKRNEIFQMAVLEPKLAILDETDSGLDIDALKLVANGVNAMRSPERAIIVVTHYQRLLEYIVPDFVHVLSGGRIVKSGDRALALELEDKGYGWIEPEAAAAAQAAKA, translated from the coding sequence GTCAACGAAGGCTTCTCCGGCGGCGAGAAAAAGCGCAACGAGATCTTTCAGATGGCGGTGCTCGAGCCGAAGCTGGCAATCCTCGACGAGACCGATTCGGGCCTCGACATCGACGCCCTCAAGCTCGTTGCGAACGGCGTCAACGCGATGCGGAGCCCGGAGCGCGCCATCATCGTCGTCACCCACTATCAGCGGCTGCTCGAGTACATCGTCCCCGATTTCGTTCATGTGCTGTCGGGCGGCCGGATCGTGAAGTCTGGCGACCGGGCGCTCGCGCTCGAGCTCGAAGACAAGGGGTACGGCTGGATCGAGCCTGAGGCGGCGGCCGCCGCCCAGGCCGCGAAGGCGTAA